The genome window gaaaaaaaaccgCAGCCCAACTCTTAATGAAGACCGGGCTAGCCCGTCTCCTGACAGGGTCAACTCAGAGCACAGCATGAGCCCACAAAAAGCAAAGAGCCAAAGTCCAGCTGAAGCCAATGACCTTGCGTATGAACCACAGAGCCCAGTTGACCATGAGGGTGCTGCGGCCCAGAGGACAGCATACTCATGCTCATTCCTAAGTTCTAACACATGTACTTAAACTCTTGAAAATATTGAACCAACTAACCATATCACACATTCACATCCACTATGAATCTATGATCAAATCTATATATACAATAGTCGGTCACGAGTCAAAACAACATCAAAAACATATCGTTAAATCGAGTCACTAAGAGGACCGATACCCAATTCATCTTCTATCTCATCAGTGTCTTCAAACAGTTTCAAAAACCGGGCCTGTTCATGCTGTCTTTTCCTTTTTAGCCAATACTTGTAAGCAACAATTAATCCTATGATTAGTAGTACGGTTGAAGCCACGACACTTATCGCAATGATTAGTTTTACGGACCAATGCATTCCATTTCCTTTTTCATGCAAGGCAGTATCTGAGCTCTCGAGCGTGCCTACAACATCAGTATTTTTTATTAGTGTGGCgaaaagtcaaaaagtcaaataATTTAAAAAGATCATTAGATAGCAAGATTGTTGTGGATTTTCAGTAGAGATGATAATCTCTAGTCGTTTAGTTATAAATAGGTTGACTCAGGTCATTTTTATCTCTAACGGGTATGATCGAGATATATAGCTTAAAAATCTGTACCCGTTTTGACTTGTCATCCAAAGCACGAGTAAAATGTTATTTCCGTCCCTTTAGGTTTGATCACCTTTGCgattttcgtccaaaggtttgtttttccgcatctggatccaaaaggtttaaaatcttgctattttcatccgactcgttaactccatccattttttaatGTTAAGTTAGACGTATTTTCGTCATTTACCTATTTGTTAATGTTTATAAGAAAAGTCATGACTAGAAAGTCAACGAAGGTGTATCTTCATTTCTTAAtagtgttttttattttaataaaaaggcaaattggaaataaataatctcacctaactcaatttgtcagataataatcccaagtcagttattggccgataataatccgaactggtcaattttttttgtaaaatagtctgctgttaaaatagcttaacggagttaagttttttttttccgaattacaaactgatgttttagggcttttgatcagaacgaggatacgagtcgattgatgtaacacttacctcaaaatactgccccaacccacgaaaacagtgcttcaattcgggtgtttaaacttccaattaacaaaaatcaagccatttcgagcacaatttcgaggtaaattttacatcaatcgactcgtatcctcattctgatcaaaagccctaaaacatcggtttgtaattcggaaaaaaacttaactctgttaatctattttaacggcggactattttacaaaataaATTGACCAGTTCAgtttattatcggccaataactgacttgagattattatcggccaaattgagttaggtgTGATTATTTATTTCCGATTCGCAAAATAAAAATGTCTAAAAGACAataaaacaaacctttggacgaaagtcgcaaaagtggccaaacctcatggacgaaaatgacattttactttTTAAGTCCCAGCCAGTCAGGTTTGCAACATCTAAATAAACTACAAGCGTACATGATATGCATACAAGACGTGGAGAGAAAATACCTTTCTTTACACACTCGGGACACAAAAACGTTGCATTAAATTCCTTGTCTTTGGTACGAATGTACCGACCATCATCGGATTTAAAATCAGAAGGGCAGAATTCCCACTCGTCAAACACGTCATCAGATGTAATACGATCCTCTTCATAGAATCCACATCTCTTACATTTTGTACTTTCAAATTTCATAAGAGGCTGAAAATATAAAACAACTTCAACTCatttaaaaaaagagttaaatgccattttagtccctgtggtttgggccattttgccagtttagtccaaaggtttcatttttcacctgtgggtccaaaaaggtttcaccgttgccattttagtccactgggttaacttcatccattatttatgTAAACGAGAAAggaaattcggtcattttatatggcggaattgcccttctagttcacaaaattacatataaaatgaccgaattgcgcttctcgttaacaaaaaaaaaaaaaatagtccactgggttaatttcatccattatttatgttaacgagaaaggaaattcggtcattttatatggtcgaattgcccttctagttcacagaattacatataaaatgaccaaattgcgcttctcgttaacaaaaaaaggatgaaattaacccagtggactaaaatggcaacggtgaaacctttttggacccacaggcgaaaaatgaaacatttggactaaactagcaaaacggcccaaaccacaaggactaaaatggcatttaactctaaaaaaaatactaaaaatggcATTACATATCTATAAATAGTTCATCTTTCTTACACGAATGAATAAAAAACCACAAAGAGGCATCTACTTATAGACATCGATTTAGCAAATATGAGATATGATTTACAAAATCATTTTCAAGTCTttagaaaataaatataattatgagtaaaatgccattttcgtccttgaggtttggccagttttgcgactttcatccaaaggtttgtttttccgcatctggatccaaaaggtttgaaattttaccattttcatccggctcatttactccatctatttttctccgtcAAGTCAGGGAGAATTTTCATCTTTTTACctatattatttttgttttttatttagtaagggtatttttaatacttgtacattatgctaaatgcttgtacatgaagtgaaaaagaccgaattgccctttaaattaacaaaaaagacgaagaTACCCTATGctaaaccttttggatccggagcggaaaaacaaacctttggatgaaagtcgcaaaactggccaccCCTCagaacgaaaatggcattttactctaaatagAATTATATCATCTTTCCCTACATACCTGAAAAGATTCTTCTCCCCTGAAAGTATATAGTGTGTTTTTCTTCGTAACGTCTGGTAGATATGTCTTGTTCTCCCCACTACATCGAAAGTAGACCGTGGGTGTTGATGCTAGCAACTCATGGGTTGTATATATTTCGAGAGAATGAAGTGTAACAACTGCTGACAACAATACTTCTGCAAACAAAGGGGGCAACTATAAAACTGGATCAAGCAAACGgctaagggtatgtttggcaaaagtagctggtggctggtagctgTAAGCTGTAAGCTGGTAGCTgatggctggaagctggtagctggtagctagtagctgtagctttttaaatatatttggtgtttggtagagtagctggagcttttaataaaatgtataaaatgaccaaaatggacataactaaaaatttagaaagtttgtgcattaaaaagtttcctatttttagaggttaaaatagtcatttttttccctaaaagcttgtagctccttctaaacgctactagtagtagcgttcaaccaaaagcttcaagctcctaacctaaaagcttaaagctccttcaaccaaacaagactttttattgagtagaagctttttcttaaaagcttaaagctagaagctcctaaaagctccatgccaaacataccctaaaacACAATGATTTTATGTAACTAATAGTAATCACTAGTTACGACTCTATATTATTagtagagttaaatgtcattttagtccctacggtttgggtcattttgccagtttagtccaaaggttccatttttcgcctgtgggtccaaaaaggtttcaccgttgccattttagtccactgggttaacttcatccattttttctgttaacgagaaaggcaattcggtcattttatatgtaaatttgttaactagaagggcaattcggccatataaaatgaccgaattgcccttcttgttaacagaaaaaatggataaagttaacccaatggactaaaatggcaacggtgaaacctttttggacccacaggcgaaaaataaAACCTATGGACTAAAATGGAAAAATGGCCCAAACCagagggactaaaatgacatttaactcttattGAGTATCAAAGACCACACCACATACACAACCCCTGACCATCTATTTATACTAACAATTCATTGACTAGAAAACTACCTTATCAAATACTAATTCTTACTTATAAAGAAACTTTCGAACTAGATAAACATACTTTATCGACTATAAAAAAAGACTaaacttctttttttttgtttccGGTTATTGTGAGACTCATTACCAAAAAAACTCACAAGAATCTAGGGGTGTCAATAATGTCGAGTTGGCTAGTTAAATTGTTTTACACGAACACAGCCTATATTTTTATCCGTGTCAAAGGCATCAACCGCATCAACCCTAACCTGCACACACTTAAAATCATGTAACCCGAAAACGACCACTTTAACCCATTTATCTAAATGTCTCAAACGGGTTGGCGAGTTGGCAAGTAATAATCAAAACGTAAACGTGTTAATCAGCTTGTTTGGTCGTAAAAAATGGGCTAAACGAGTCATAAACGGGTTAGCTGGTCGACTCGTTTAACTAAACAGGTTAAATAGGTTAACCCAAACAtgacatgtttatgtttaattgAACAAGTAAATCCAAACACGGCCTATGTCTAAAAAGGGTTAGATATGCCAACCCAAAAGTTGATTGTTTCGGTGTCATGCCGAAACATGCCACCCATACATAACCTTGCTTGGATAGGTAAAACACAACTTACGCAGTGCAGGTGACCTTTGCAGAGCAAAAGTAGAACACAATGACATCTAGATTCGAGTAATTTCTAATTGTGTCTTACTATGAACCACTAGATAATTTCCCAAGCAAATCTAAGTACttcaaaaatatcaaaatattcaAGAAAATAATTAACAAAATGTCCATATACATAAATCTTCAACTCATGATCATATAAAGAAGCCAAAAACATAGCTCCTAAGTAGTTAACACGGTAAAATAtcggaccgatatttgagatatcagTTATCCAGGTGGGATAtcagtaattttaatatcatgctaaatttatatatatagcaatttaacactaacaattcagtatactctccaaccgttaacaaattaaccttttgcaacttgcaaaacattaacaattgtagcaagtaggaactcactaagacttaaaacactaacatttgacaataacaactaacaattaagacttaaaacaataatagcagcaataagaagaaagacgaatgatagaaataagaagaaaggtactcgtatcgggaaaatcggtgatatattggTCAACTACCGGTCcaatatcggtcaaatatcgccgatattatcggtaccgatattctgaccgatATCTTGCACCGAaccgatatatcagtgatatatcggcaatatcgggaaaatcggtgatatattggTCAACTACCGGTCcaatatcggtcaaatatcgccgatattatcggtaccggtattatcgataccgatattctgaccgatATCTTGCACCGAaccgatatatcagtgatatgTCGGGATATCGcgaaaatcggtgatatattggTCAACTACCGGTCCAATATCAGTCAAATATCACCGATATTATCGGTACTGATATTCTGACCGATATCTTGCACCGAaccgatatatcagtgatatgTCGGGATATCGcgaaaatcggtgatatattggTCAACTACCTGTCCAATATCAGTCAAATATCACCGATATTATCGGTACTGATATTCTGACCGATATCTTGCACCGatatcgggatattaactacataggcaagaaacaaaaagaaaaataaaaacaaattagaACAACTAATCAGGCCAAAACTAtttaattaataaactaaattagTAATTTAAATACAGATACTGCCAATAACCACAAAATACAGATCAACTCATTTAAATCAAGAACAATCAGCTCGAAACTATAGTAATATCGGTAATAGTTACCTGGAAAACAAAAGAGGAGAATAATAGAAACCCTAGAATTCCAACGACTCGCCATTGTTGATTGTGACGGAACAAATCAATCGATCATCGATCGTGTTAAGGATATTGATGCAACAAGATAGATCAGCTAAAAGTATTTGAACGGATCAACTGTTTGGTGGCGACGGTGGCGTGTGGTTTTCCGGCGATCGGAACGGGAGAGATTCGCGCGTGTTTGAGGACTTGGAGACTTGGAGTGGACGGAACTAACATACGCCCTGGGTGTTGTTAGAAGAGGGGTAATATGGTAAATTACAAGGTTGACTCCTAAATTCAAACTAATTTAATTATTTCGTTTTTAATTTGAAAGAAGCATTAGGCTAAACGGTATGGCGTCGTCGCCATCACCGTCCTCCCTCGGCGACGCCACATCACCACCATCCTCCCATGCCGCCGCCCCTCCGTCCCGTCGTCGCCGTCCGAGTTTAGCCGTTTGAGACGGACCAAAGATGTGGGCCTCCCCCTCGGCGACGCCGTCCTCCCACGCCGCCCCGTCGGTCTTGCTCCGGCGACGTGCTCTTCTCCGGCACCATACCGAGTAGCCTTAGATGGGTGTTAAAAAAAACCGGATTTGAAACGGAATATGATATttccgaaattttggatatctgaaaatcggataatccgaatCTTCGAATTCGGGTTCAGATATTGGTTTCTAAAAATTTcagataatcggattatccgataTTCGAAAACTAttcttttaaaatatatatatatatgtatatattgtatATGAGCACTGTATAGAGTTTGAAATACagtaaaaatagtaaaaaaatagtaaataatcGGATTTGGGTGTGGAATTATGAATGTTTTTTGTTTTCAATGTTGGAAATTTGTAAAATTGAATATAGATTTAGTTTTATTCTATGCATAAAAcatttttttgatattttttttataagttatctgaatccgtatccgaaattcggatacggattcggatattaATATTCACTAtccaaaattttcggatatccaaaaaccGGATAATCCAATCTTGAACACCCATAATTAGATATCCATAACGTTTTTAATTTGAAAGAAGCATTAGATTTAACCATAACATAATTTTGTATTGTCGTATTCATATCTTGTTATAAACAAGTATTTTGAGTCATTGTGCGTTGTGGCGACATCGAAATTTtaagtaactcgaatttatagtGTAAAATATTTGACCTGAATTGTATCCGAATAAAATTTATGTTAAAACATAGACCAATCgaaaacatatgtaaaaaataagcacgaaaatgtGCATATCTGAACCACGTACATAAAAACAATCATGTAAAACTTGAGGGGCTTAAAATgatattttataaagtttataaaaaGACGAGGAGGTATAAGTTCAATGCTGCAAGTTAAggggttaaaaaaaaaaaaactaaaagacaAAAACCACACACGCTATAGCTGATTTGACATTAGCTACAATGAAAAGTTCCCCCTTAAATGTTATATTAATAATTACAATCATAATACATTATAGTCATGTCATAAAATGATATTTATTTTCTCCTGTATCTTAGGTTATACGTAGTGGGGCGCCATGTGGGGGGTTTTTTGGGTGATAGCGCCCCATAGCGCCCGCCACACCAAGACAGGCGGCGCTATGGCGGCAAATCTTGAAGGCAACGTTATACTCATAGCGGCGTTTTGGATTTGCAAACTTTTCCCCCagtcacacacatatatatacatacatatgtatgtataattgtaGAGGTTattaattaattgagtaatgatgaggTAGAGGCTTTATGACTACGAGCTTTAGTGATATAACGTCCCgtaaagcccctgtgtgacgtggcacgacacatgtcgcataacgcccacaaaggggctttatgactataCATGGCCTTAGGGccttgttgactttttaaccacCTTATCTCCTTTTTAGAAAAGTCACAATCAAATGACTTTTTCATTTCTACTTTTAAATGCCTAAAAAACTCATTTTCAACTTGTTACCTAAATACTATTTCACAAAAactcattttccaaaatgttaaTAAGTCATAAAGAGGTAAAATAAGTTCATCCAAACGTAGCCTTAAATTTCATGTCATCTTTTCATTTTATATTAGGTTTTTCAGGCTATCGTCTTTTGTAAGTCCATATGTTAATCCATCCTTTCAACCACTCTTGACATTGTGTACTATAAGAATATTTCTTGCAGGTTACCTTTCCACTTGTTTAAACACTCATTTGTATTTAGGTTTTTTTTACCAGTTGCAGACAAAATATCTTACAATTTGACATGTTTGCTATCTCtgctaaataaaaaataataataataaaaataaaaataaaaaacctcGAAAGTTTTGACTTTTGAGCTCAATCTTTGACTTCATGATCATGGCAGGAAAGAGTAAGGGACGTTGATGAAATTAACAAGAGCATGTTTACACTTTGTTGTGTGATAAACAAATACTCTAGTGAACCACTTATGACATATTCCCCATTGGTAACAATTTTCCACAATAAGACACTATGCGTCTATGCTCAAGCCTCAACGTTTGGAAATTAGGATTGGCCCAGATGTTGTCCGAACCATTGGACCCAATCTAGTCCACGTCTTCTTCTTTCAAAGGAAATCTAGTCATCTTTAGTAGTGGTGTCTAATTAGATGACTTGTAGCTTGGTGTTTCAAGTTTGAAGAAAAACGTGTCTAACCTCACGAGGTCGAGATCGTCTTAAGTTCCAAGATAGATTGTGTAACTTTAGGAGCAGGATCAGTAAGTATGTGAGTTAGCTGATAAAAAAATAGTAGCCtttctcttttttcttttttctctcGTAGATGCTAGCAACTTCTCTCTAGACTCTATCGATACCTATGCTCTTACACATGTATTCGTATGGTTATTATTATTAAGATGATACTGACTTCGAAGTGTGGTCTCCTAGAGTCCGAGCCTTTGGTCTCAATACCCCATCTAGTGAGTAATCTCATGTTGCAGCTCTAAACAAGGCTCGGGAAAGGCTCAATTCGGTCCATATGACTCCAAGACCCGACCTCACAAATCGTTGCTTCAAAATAAATTATTATATTCAATTCTTATTGGATTTTATGATAAGCATAGTATTTAATAACACTTGAGACAAGTTAACAAGATTGTTAAGGGACTTATAGCGAGGGAAACAAAACATACATGACTACCGACTGTGTTACCATTTGTCCACTCTTCATAACCTTCAGTCAAGGTTGGTGACATACCTAATGATTTGCATAAAAGGTTGGTGACATTACATACCTAATGATTGATTTGCATAAGAACCTTCATGAATTATACCTTAATGATTTGCATAAGAACCTTCATGAAGCATACCTTCATTTTTTGGCAACATCATGATCTACATCATTACCTATGAGTGAAATGTGTAAAATCTTTTACTCGGATAATAATATGGAGTAAACTGccaaatggtccctgaagtttggtCACTTttccactttagtccaaaactctaaccttttgaatctgggtccctgtggtttcagtttttgTTGCCATTTACATCCAGAAGCAAGATCTGATCAGATTTTCCAGTTATCATCCagctttttcctcccttttaatgaagggaaaaatggtcagatttttttttttaatttgttataataaaacattaaaagaccattttgctcTTCGTTAAAAgggataaaaaaacaaaaaaactggatgttaactgaaaaatcttaccagattttgattttggatgaaaatggcaacaaaactgaaaccacagggacccagattcaaaaggtttgagtttggactaaagtggcaaaagtaaccaaagttgaaggaccattttggcagtttactcaataATAAGTGTTTTAATACATAAAATCTTCTATATCGTTCTATGCAAAAATTGAGGATAAAATTCCACCCAAAATGAAATTATGGTTTGAAAACATACTCCAAAAATTGAATTGTATCGTAATTGTGTGGGTGTGTGTAGTTTTGGATCGGTGTTTTACAAGATGTGATTTatacataatcaaaattgattaTACTTACAAAAGGGACTTTCAATTTTATAATTTGCATCatatgaaagttttaaaagtttTTGTTGATTGAATTATTGATTAATCAAATATGAGTTACGTATAAATCAACTTCTAATTTTGCATTATTTATTTATGAATTAATTTATACATAAATTATAAATACaatagaaaataaataaaaaataatgtgtTACCAAAAAAGTAGACAAGGAGACTAAGTTCTGAACCCAACATACATTTCGGTCTCACACTGGGTTCCAATTCGACCGACTTAAGCCCATAACATGTTGTGCATGTTGTCTGCACGATCACTCTACATATTTAtatcttttaattaaaaaaacaagtaatTCAAAACGTCTGCACGATCATTCTACATATTTATATCTTTTAATTAAAAAAGAGACAACTAATTCAAAACTTTTCCCATGTAAAAAAGCATACGTTTCTTAAATACTAAAAGTACAATAAATATAACATGACACAAATATATAACTAAAGCCTTTTTTTCTCTACTATAGTTTAGACAATATAGTTATGCATCTTAAactatactaggttagaaccccgtgtattacacgggttgaataaatgtatttttatatatactaaataaaaaacattatatttttaaaaacctcatttattacacgtgttgagtaaatataattttatatgttaaataataaaaaaattatatctttaagaacctcgtttattgtacgggttgaataaatgtaattttatataccacacaataaaaaagttatattttaaaaaaaccctgtgtattcaCGAGTGGaagaaatataattttatatactaaataataaaaaaaatattttaaaaaactccgtgtattgtacgggttgaataaatctaattttatatagcaaataataaaaaatgatgTATCTTTAGAAaccttgtgtattacacgggtttatctattgttaaaaaatctttaaaattatatctttaaaaacctcgtttGTTGTgcgggttggataaatgtaaatttatataccaaacaataaaaaagttatgagtaaagtcctttttgagtccatgtggtttgtgtattttaaccatttgaatccaaaaaccAAACTTTTCTTGATTTGAGTCCCTATGCTATctaattttaaccatttgagtccctgtggtctctaattttaaccatttgaatccaaaaaccAAATGTTTCTAATTTGAATGTTGTTTACTatttggattcaaatggttaaaattagaaaccacagggactcaaatcAAGACAAGTTTGGTTTTTGGATTTAAATGGTTAAAATGCACAAACCACGGGGACTCAAAAAGAACTTTACTCAaaagttatattaaaaaaaaccttATGTATTcacgggt of Helianthus annuus cultivar XRQ/B chromosome 1, HanXRQr2.0-SUNRISE, whole genome shotgun sequence contains these proteins:
- the LOC110897699 gene encoding uncharacterized protein LOC110897699, which produces MASRWNSRVSIILLFCFPEVLLSAVVTLHSLEIYTTHELLASTPTVYFRCSGENKTYLPDVTKKNTLYTFRGEESFQPLMKFESTKCKRCGFYEEDRITSDDVFDEWEFCPSDFKSDDGRYIRTKDKEFNATFLCPECVKKGTLESSDTALHEKGNGMHWSVKLIIAISVVASTVLLIIGLIVAYKYWLKRKRQHEQARFLKLFEDTDEIEDELGIGPLSDSI